In one Brevibacillus choshinensis genomic region, the following are encoded:
- a CDS encoding metal-sensitive transcriptional regulator yields the protein MNEQDQCCSSDRATVRTDKIKSNLVSRLNRVEGQIRGIRGMVEKDVYCDDILNQIAAVQSALNGVGKILLEGHMRSCVMERIQQGDNEVIDELLKTMNKLMK from the coding sequence ATGAATGAACAGGACCAATGCTGCTCGTCAGATCGAGCCACTGTGCGTACGGACAAAATCAAGTCGAATCTCGTGTCCCGTCTCAATCGGGTAGAAGGTCAAATTCGTGGGATTCGTGGCATGGTAGAAAAAGATGTGTACTGTGATGACATTTTGAACCAGATCGCTGCCGTACAGTCCGCACTGAATGGGGTAGGCAAGATTCTCCTCGAAGGACATATGCGAAGTTGTGTCATGGAACGCATTCAGCAAGGGGACAATGAAGTTATCGACGAGCTGCTGAAAACGATGAACAAATTAATGAAGTAA
- the ccpA gene encoding catabolite control protein A — protein MPVTIYDVAREAGVSMATVSRVVNGNPNVKPLTRKKVLAAIERLGYRPNAVARGLASKKTTTVGVIIPDISSLFFSELARGIEDIATMYKYNIILCNSDQRMEKELQLINTLLEKQVDGLLFMGAEIKEDHLQALTSTTVPTVLAATRDADNALPSVSIDHFQAGYDATQALIDRGHKRIAMITGPLNDPLSGLMRFEGYKKALIDAGIGLQEELVASGNFFYESGLMQTKEFLKLAEPPTAVFAANDEMAIGAIHAIQDSGLNVPGDIEVIGHDNIRLVEMVRPRLTSVVQPMYDIGAVAMRLLTKYMNNENVEEHVVLLPHRIEYRESTRPEQA, from the coding sequence ATGCCGGTTACGATTTACGACGTGGCAAGAGAAGCGGGGGTTTCGATGGCGACGGTCTCACGGGTTGTTAACGGAAACCCCAATGTGAAACCGTTGACCCGGAAAAAGGTGCTGGCTGCCATTGAACGATTGGGATATCGTCCGAATGCAGTCGCGCGCGGACTCGCCAGCAAGAAAACGACAACTGTCGGTGTCATTATCCCGGATATCTCCAGTCTGTTCTTTTCAGAGTTGGCTCGCGGAATTGAAGATATCGCGACCATGTACAAGTACAATATCATTCTTTGCAACTCCGACCAACGGATGGAAAAGGAATTGCAATTAATTAATACCTTGCTTGAAAAACAGGTGGACGGGCTGTTGTTCATGGGTGCAGAAATCAAGGAAGACCATTTGCAGGCGCTCACAAGCACTACCGTGCCGACCGTACTGGCCGCGACACGCGATGCAGACAATGCGTTGCCATCCGTGAGTATCGATCACTTCCAGGCTGGTTACGATGCGACACAGGCTTTGATCGATCGTGGTCACAAAAGGATTGCTATGATTACTGGGCCTCTGAACGATCCACTGAGCGGTCTGATGCGCTTTGAAGGCTATAAAAAAGCCCTGATTGATGCAGGAATCGGCTTGCAGGAAGAGCTCGTAGCAAGCGGTAACTTCTTCTACGAGTCGGGACTGATGCAAACCAAAGAGTTTTTGAAGCTGGCGGAACCACCTACTGCTGTTTTTGCAGCAAACGATGAGATGGCGATTGGGGCGATCCATGCCATTCAAGATTCGGGACTGAATGTACCTGGTGATATCGAAGTAATCGGTCATGACAACATCCGACTGGTTGAAATGGTGCGCCCGCGTCTGACGTCCGTGGTTCAACCGATGTATGATATCGGTGCTGTAGCGATGCGCTTGTTGACGAAGTACATGAACAATGAAAATGTGGAGGAGCATGTCGTACTGCTGCCACATCGAATCGAATACAGAGAGAGTACCAGACCCGAGCAAGCATAA